A window from Bos indicus isolate NIAB-ARS_2022 breed Sahiwal x Tharparkar chromosome 1, NIAB-ARS_B.indTharparkar_mat_pri_1.0, whole genome shotgun sequence encodes these proteins:
- the P2RY1 gene encoding P2Y purinoceptor 1, which yields MTEVLWPAVPNGTDTAFLADPGSPWGNSTVTSTAAVASPFKCALTKTGFQFYYLPAVYILVFIIGFLGNSVAIWMFVFHMKPWSGISVYMFNLALADFLYVLTLPALIFYYFNKTDWIFGDAMCKLQRFIFHVNLYGSILFLTCISAHRYSGVVYPLKSLGRLKKKNAVYISVLVWLIVVVGISPILFYSGTGIRKNKTITCYDTTSDEYLRSYFIYSMCTTVAMFCVPLVLILGCYGLIVRALIYKDLDNSPLRRKSIYLVIIVLTVFAVSYIPFHVMKTMNLRARLDFQTPEMCAFNDRVYATYQVTRGLASLNSCVDPILYFLAGDTFRRRLSRATRKASRRSEANLQSKSEDMTLNILSEFKQNGDTSL from the coding sequence ATGACCGAGGTGCTGTGGCCGGCGGTCCCCAACGGGACGGACACTGCCTTCCTTGCCGACCCTGGTTCGCCCTGGGGAAACAGCACAGTGACTTCCACCGCCGCCGTCGCCAGCCCGTTCAAATGCGCGCTGACCAAGACAGGCTTCCAGTTCTACTACCTGCCAGCTGTCTACATCTTGGTGTTCATTATCGGCTTCCTGGGCAACAGCGTGGCCATCTGGATGTTCGTCTTCCACATGAAGCCGTGGAGCGGCATCTCCGTGTACATGTTCAACTTGGCCCTGGCCGACTTCTTGTACGTGCTGACTCTGCCGGCGCTCATCTTCTACTACTTCAATAAGACCGACTGGATCTTTGGGGATGCCATGTGCAAGCTGCAGAGGTTCATCTTCCACGTGAACCTCTATGGCAGCATcttattcctgacctgcattagcGCGCACCGGTACAGCGGCGTGGTGTACCCGCTCAAGTCCCTGGGTAGGCTCAAGAAGAAGAACGCGGTCTATATTAGCGTGCTGGTGTGGCTCATCGTGGTGGTGGGCATCTCCCCCATCCTCTTCTACTCTGGCACCGGGATCCGGAAAAACAAAACCATCACCTGCTATGACACCACCTCAGACGAGTACCTGCGAAGTTATTTCATCTATAGTATGTGCACGACCGTGGCCATGTTCTGTGTCCCCTTGGTGCTGATTTTGGGCTGTTACGGATTAATTGTGAGAGCTCTGATTTACAAAGACCTGGACAATTCGCCTCTGAGGAGGAAATCCATTTACCTGGTGATTATTGTACTGACTGTTTTTGCTGTGTCTTACATCCCTTTCCACGTGATGAAAACAATGAATTTGAGGGCCCGGCTGGATTTTCAGACCCCAGAAATGTGTGCTTTCAATGATAGGGTGTATGCCACTTATCAGGTGACAAGAGGTCTAGCAAGTCTCAACAGTTGTGTGGACCCCATTCTCTATTTCTTGGCAGGAGATACTTTCAGAAGGAGACTCTcccgagccaccaggaaggctTCCAGAAGAAGTGAGGCAAACTTGCAGTCCAAGAGTGAAGACATGACACTCAATATTTTATCAGAGTTCAAGCAGAATGGAGATACAAGCTTGTGA